One part of the Granulicella arctica genome encodes these proteins:
- a CDS encoding TonB-dependent receptor, with protein sequence MLKVLVCFVRKVGKALTLAGVLSSALAWASVGGSIFGTVKDPSGRVVAKASVVVREINTGLSYETRSDGKGTYTFPVLPVGRYQLDVQAPGFRGYERTGIILDTSAALTLDASLEVGSVADTVSVTDDALHVETTSTQLGEVITGRQMTAVPLNGRSYTDLLSLQAGVAPATSITSSTVQDVGATVLSPSGISNPGTVSVNGQREFANYFSVNGSDVEEDVNAGTAILPNLDAIDEFRIITSNFDAEYGEFSGGQINVITKSGSNQFHGSAFDFLRNTSLDARNYFSPTRGAFRQNQFGGTFGGPIHRDKIFFFADYQGTRQTQGIDTGNISVPSTADRTGDLLDQASNLVGTVGGPYFANLLTQKLGYTVTSGESYYASGCTSSAQCVFPNAVIPQSAWSTPAQRMLQYIPAPNTAEGFATSSFNQTVRDDKAGIRVDGNTRLGLLSAYYFIDDFNLDNPYPTAQSGASVPGFDARTTGRSQLIALGDTKTFNATAFNELHLSYMRDYTNLGQPVGGLGVSLTSQGFENADGSASIVALDPKGQSVENLNFNGFSTGAAANQLIQTNNTYQLTDIFSKVIGAHTIKFGGESHLDQVNAHPIAQFNGNFVFSGTETGVDFADFLVGVPSQYNQSQLNPFYARNKYFGLFAQDSWRVLSNLTLNYGLRWDRVAPWTEKYNQISTFVAGAQSVVFPGAPPGILYPGDPGVPDTLAPISNRSFSPRIGFAWSPQDDPGSFLGRILGAPGTTSVRGSFGTFYTAIDALSISVLAANAPYGTTYTSPAPPLFATPFITAANGQDNGQPFPYTFAPLNSSRSNPDPNVNWSTYEPISGIPGYDIHNRTPYTEEWMLSIERQAGSNTVVSVSYVGNSSHRQRVLIEPNAGNPALCLSLSQASEVQSGTLTCGAGGEDTVYYPIAGVQVNGTRGPLGPNFGSNALQSTIGHANYNALELSARHTSGRLEFAAAYTYGKSLDQSSNIGEEVNPFNPALSYAISSFDVKHNFVLSYEYQLPFDEFFRPGRLTRGWSLSGITHLASGFPITMINNGDNSLIGTNPNGINNSSIDEPDYSGGALHLSHNPRTNGNNYFDSTVFSMNALGTAGNSKRRFFYGPGGSNFDMAVAKKLPITESKALLFRVEAFNVFNHTQFNGPSSVDGDIGSSTFGEVISAAPPRIMQGALKFSF encoded by the coding sequence ATGTTGAAGGTACTCGTTTGTTTCGTACGTAAGGTTGGAAAAGCTCTTACTCTCGCCGGAGTTCTATCGTCTGCTTTGGCCTGGGCCAGCGTTGGGGGAAGCATCTTCGGCACGGTCAAGGATCCTTCAGGAAGGGTTGTTGCCAAGGCTAGCGTAGTTGTTCGCGAGATCAATACGGGACTCAGTTACGAGACCCGGAGCGATGGCAAAGGGACCTACACGTTCCCTGTGCTGCCGGTCGGTCGCTACCAATTGGATGTTCAGGCACCCGGCTTCCGCGGCTATGAACGTACCGGTATTATTCTCGATACGAGCGCAGCACTTACGCTTGATGCTTCGCTTGAAGTTGGCAGCGTCGCTGATACAGTGAGCGTGACTGATGACGCATTGCATGTCGAAACGACAAGCACGCAACTAGGCGAAGTCATTACTGGTCGGCAAATGACCGCTGTTCCTCTGAATGGACGTAGTTATACAGACCTACTCTCTTTGCAGGCTGGTGTTGCTCCTGCAACATCGATTACCTCCAGCACGGTGCAGGATGTAGGGGCGACGGTGCTCAGTCCGTCCGGCATCAGTAACCCTGGCACCGTCTCCGTCAACGGCCAGCGTGAGTTCGCGAACTACTTCAGCGTCAATGGCAGCGATGTCGAAGAAGACGTCAACGCCGGCACTGCCATCCTGCCCAACCTCGATGCAATCGATGAGTTTCGCATCATTACGAGCAACTTCGATGCTGAGTATGGAGAGTTCAGCGGTGGACAGATTAATGTGATCACAAAATCCGGCAGCAACCAGTTCCACGGCAGCGCTTTTGATTTTCTCCGCAATACATCTCTGGATGCACGTAATTACTTCTCTCCGACGCGCGGGGCCTTCCGCCAGAACCAATTCGGCGGCACCTTCGGCGGCCCGATTCACCGTGACAAGATATTCTTCTTTGCGGACTATCAGGGAACTCGGCAGACGCAGGGCATCGACACAGGTAACATCAGCGTGCCTTCAACAGCGGACCGCACAGGAGATCTGTTGGATCAGGCTAGCAATCTTGTTGGCACCGTTGGCGGTCCATATTTTGCTAACCTCCTCACGCAGAAGCTGGGCTACACCGTAACCTCCGGCGAATCGTATTACGCATCCGGCTGTACTAGCTCGGCACAGTGCGTTTTTCCAAACGCGGTCATTCCTCAGAGCGCGTGGTCTACGCCAGCGCAGCGTATGTTGCAATATATTCCAGCTCCGAATACCGCTGAAGGTTTCGCCACTTCCTCGTTCAACCAGACTGTTCGAGACGATAAGGCAGGCATCCGCGTCGATGGAAACACGCGCCTCGGCCTGCTCTCGGCCTACTATTTCATAGATGATTTCAACCTCGATAATCCCTATCCGACGGCGCAGAGCGGAGCCAGCGTCCCGGGCTTCGATGCCCGCACTACTGGCCGTTCGCAACTGATTGCTTTAGGAGATACAAAGACCTTCAACGCTACCGCGTTCAACGAGCTTCATCTCAGCTACATGCGTGACTATACGAATCTCGGCCAGCCGGTTGGAGGTCTCGGGGTTAGCCTCACCTCGCAAGGCTTTGAGAACGCCGACGGTAGTGCGAGCATCGTCGCGCTCGACCCCAAAGGACAAAGCGTTGAGAACCTTAACTTCAATGGTTTTTCTACTGGTGCGGCAGCCAACCAACTTATTCAGACTAACAATACGTATCAACTTACTGATATCTTCTCCAAGGTGATCGGCGCGCACACCATCAAGTTTGGCGGGGAATCGCATCTTGATCAGGTGAATGCTCACCCTATCGCTCAGTTCAATGGAAACTTTGTCTTCTCTGGGACCGAGACCGGGGTTGATTTTGCCGACTTCCTCGTAGGCGTACCAAGCCAGTACAACCAGAGCCAACTCAATCCGTTCTATGCTCGGAACAAATACTTTGGTCTCTTCGCCCAGGATAGCTGGCGCGTTCTCAGCAATCTCACGCTGAACTACGGTCTTCGTTGGGATCGCGTCGCCCCATGGACGGAGAAGTACAACCAGATTTCGACCTTCGTAGCGGGTGCACAGTCGGTGGTGTTTCCTGGAGCGCCTCCTGGCATTCTGTATCCAGGCGATCCGGGCGTTCCCGACACGCTTGCCCCGATCAGCAACCGAAGTTTTTCACCGCGGATAGGATTCGCCTGGTCGCCTCAGGATGACCCAGGAAGTTTTCTTGGACGGATTTTGGGTGCTCCGGGTACGACCAGCGTTCGGGGAAGCTTCGGGACGTTTTATACAGCTATCGATGCGCTTTCGATCAGCGTGCTGGCAGCCAATGCGCCCTATGGCACCACTTACACTAGTCCCGCGCCTCCGCTCTTTGCGACGCCGTTCATCACCGCGGCAAACGGTCAGGATAATGGACAACCTTTTCCCTATACCTTTGCGCCATTGAACTCTTCACGCAGCAACCCTGATCCCAACGTCAACTGGAGCACGTATGAGCCGATCAGCGGCATTCCCGGATATGACATTCACAATCGCACTCCGTATACCGAAGAATGGATGCTCTCCATCGAGCGTCAAGCTGGATCGAATACGGTAGTCAGCGTGAGCTATGTTGGCAACTCGAGCCATCGCCAGCGCGTGCTGATCGAGCCTAATGCAGGTAATCCAGCGCTCTGCCTTAGCCTCAGTCAGGCCAGCGAAGTGCAGTCCGGAACGTTGACTTGCGGTGCAGGTGGCGAGGACACGGTCTATTATCCGATTGCTGGCGTTCAGGTGAACGGGACCCGCGGCCCCCTCGGACCAAACTTCGGCAGCAATGCCCTACAGTCGACCATCGGCCATGCCAACTACAACGCGCTTGAACTGAGTGCACGCCATACTAGTGGCCGACTTGAATTCGCCGCCGCTTACACCTATGGCAAATCGCTCGATCAATCGTCGAATATTGGCGAGGAGGTCAATCCATTCAACCCTGCACTCAGCTATGCCATCTCCTCGTTCGACGTCAAACATAATTTTGTCCTTAGCTATGAGTACCAGTTGCCCTTCGACGAGTTTTTTCGCCCTGGCAGGCTTACTCGAGGCTGGTCACTCTCCGGCATTACCCACCTCGCAAGCGGGTTCCCCATTACTATGATCAACAATGGAGATAACTCCCTGATCGGGACCAATCCGAATGGAATCAACAACAGCAGCATCGACGAACCTGATTACAGCGGCGGTGCGCTTCACTTGAGTCACAATCCGCGAACAAACGGAAATAATTACTTTGACTCCACAGTCTTCAGCATGAACGCGCTTGGTACTGCGGGCAACTCCAAGCGGCGGTTCTTCTACGGTCCGGGGGGGAGCAACTTCGATATGGCTGTTGCGAAGAAGCTGCCGATCACCGAGTCGAAAGCGCTGCTGTTTCGTGTGGAGGCGTTCAATGTTTTCAACCATACTCAGTTCAATGGTCCGAGTTCAGTCGACGGAGATATCGGTAGCTCGACATTTGGTGAGGTAATCAGCGCGGCCCCTCCACGCATTATGCAGGGAGCGTTGAAGTTTAGTTTCTAA
- a CDS encoding multicopper oxidase domain-containing protein — MNSRTQIHLLGTRERLILQVISRVFCFAILVLSLCSGMAMAQNAHAGRGAMSAQDMAKMVAQADSGSDAADQVCARFAAGAVVSAPPELKSSNGTLEVTFKFLTTTDSQGLVRYCYVTDTGLEAPTLRVNPGDTLIIHFQNDLPATSTASSADSMAGMKMTLSAKDTSSSSSACNGVMSANASNIHFHGMNVAPVCGQDEVVRTLVQPGQSLDYSIQIPANEPPGLYWYHPHPHGISEGQVQGGATGALIVEGLQSVDTALAGLTERTFVLRDQVLPTSEANDDNIPAWDLSINYVPVTYPGYTPAVIQTNPGQQELWRVANTAADTIMDLQYIVNGTAQAVQVVAIDGYPIAAGSSGQQSTSETSILLPPGARTEFVVTTPNVGDQAQLVTQYWNTGPDGDYDPTRTIATIVSQNGVENSTSATASVATRMASSATPAKVKRFAALAQATPAAQRNLYFSEVLLDPTDPNSPTTFFITEQGQQPAAFTMDQAPNIVVHSGTVEDWVIENHATEDHIFHIHQIHFQVLEKNGVAINDPAIRDTVDLPYWSGTGAYPSVKVRMDFRDSNIIGTFVYHCHILQHEDAGMMGEIQVLPAGSASSTTATASVSSITPDGTVTMTANVVDAATGATTPTGSVQFELNGLNVGDPVTLVNGQAVLTTTIDGSAGSSNLTAFYQGDTNYTESVSAAIPLTISDFALSSSGATAAVGSAAIATVTVNVADGYTTPINLTCTMPASLTESACFVNASSITGTGQVSLTVNTTPAHPLSSMRSNGSGWLAAGGGTTLASLVLLVLPRRKRYSGFLLALMSMGIFFAAIGCSGSTKTDPGTAKGLYTVVVTGTAGTGSSQVQSSVNVPITVQ, encoded by the coding sequence ATGAATAGTAGGACGCAGATTCATCTTTTAGGCACGCGAGAGCGCCTGATTCTCCAGGTCATCTCTCGAGTGTTTTGTTTTGCCATTCTTGTGCTTTCTCTGTGCTCGGGCATGGCTATGGCGCAGAACGCACACGCGGGCCGTGGCGCGATGTCGGCGCAGGATATGGCAAAGATGGTGGCTCAGGCCGATTCAGGTTCTGATGCGGCAGACCAGGTCTGCGCACGCTTTGCCGCAGGCGCGGTTGTTTCCGCACCGCCAGAGTTGAAGAGCAGCAATGGAACGCTTGAAGTCACCTTCAAGTTTCTTACGACGACGGACTCTCAGGGGCTCGTCCGTTATTGCTATGTGACGGATACCGGCCTTGAAGCACCTACGCTCCGCGTGAATCCTGGCGACACACTCATCATCCACTTTCAGAACGATCTTCCAGCTACCTCTACCGCGAGCTCTGCCGACAGCATGGCCGGTATGAAGATGACGCTGTCGGCCAAGGACACCAGCAGCAGCAGCAGCGCATGCAATGGCGTCATGTCGGCGAACGCAAGCAACATCCATTTTCATGGAATGAATGTGGCTCCAGTCTGCGGACAGGATGAGGTCGTCCGCACCCTGGTTCAGCCAGGACAGAGTTTGGACTACAGTATCCAGATTCCTGCGAATGAGCCGCCAGGACTTTACTGGTACCATCCTCACCCTCATGGAATCTCTGAAGGGCAGGTGCAAGGGGGCGCTACCGGCGCACTGATCGTCGAAGGTTTGCAGAGCGTTGATACGGCATTGGCTGGCCTGACGGAGCGTACCTTCGTTTTGCGTGATCAAGTCCTCCCCACATCTGAAGCTAATGATGACAATATCCCTGCCTGGGATTTGTCGATCAACTATGTTCCGGTTACGTATCCGGGCTACACTCCCGCGGTGATCCAGACCAATCCGGGCCAGCAGGAGTTGTGGCGGGTGGCTAACACCGCTGCGGACACCATTATGGATCTTCAATACATCGTCAACGGAACAGCTCAGGCAGTGCAGGTTGTCGCAATTGACGGTTATCCCATTGCCGCTGGCAGTAGTGGTCAGCAATCGACCAGCGAGACGAGTATCCTCTTGCCGCCTGGAGCGCGTACGGAGTTCGTAGTAACTACGCCGAACGTCGGCGACCAGGCGCAGCTCGTTACTCAGTATTGGAATACAGGACCAGACGGGGACTACGACCCGACCCGTACCATCGCGACGATCGTCAGTCAAAATGGTGTTGAGAACTCCACATCTGCGACTGCATCTGTCGCGACCAGGATGGCATCGAGCGCGACTCCAGCCAAAGTCAAACGGTTTGCTGCTCTTGCGCAGGCGACGCCAGCGGCTCAACGTAACCTCTATTTCTCTGAGGTGCTACTGGACCCCACAGATCCAAACAGCCCCACGACCTTCTTCATTACGGAACAAGGACAGCAACCCGCCGCCTTCACAATGGATCAGGCTCCGAACATCGTCGTACATTCGGGCACAGTTGAAGACTGGGTCATTGAAAATCACGCGACCGAAGATCATATCTTCCACATCCATCAGATCCACTTTCAGGTGCTCGAAAAGAATGGCGTAGCAATCAATGATCCGGCGATCCGCGACACTGTGGACCTGCCCTATTGGAGTGGCACCGGTGCTTATCCTAGTGTGAAGGTGCGGATGGACTTCCGCGACTCGAATATCATCGGGACCTTTGTCTACCACTGTCATATCTTGCAACACGAGGATGCAGGCATGATGGGGGAGATCCAGGTATTGCCTGCCGGATCTGCTTCCTCGACAACAGCGACAGCTTCAGTCTCGAGTATTACTCCCGATGGGACTGTCACGATGACTGCCAATGTAGTGGATGCCGCAACCGGCGCGACAACACCGACTGGCTCTGTTCAGTTCGAGCTCAATGGATTGAACGTGGGCGATCCTGTGACGTTGGTGAACGGGCAGGCCGTACTGACTACTACCATTGATGGTTCGGCTGGAAGCAGTAACCTCACCGCCTTCTACCAGGGGGATACGAACTACACTGAGTCCGTCTCGGCGGCCATTCCTCTTACGATCTCGGACTTTGCGCTTTCGTCCTCGGGGGCAACTGCTGCGGTTGGCTCCGCGGCTATTGCTACTGTGACGGTGAATGTCGCCGATGGATACACCACGCCTATCAACCTCACGTGCACCATGCCTGCCAGTCTGACTGAATCGGCTTGCTTTGTGAATGCGAGCTCTATTACAGGTACGGGGCAGGTTTCTTTGACGGTCAACACCACACCGGCGCATCCGTTGAGCAGTATGCGAAGTAACGGTTCCGGTTGGCTCGCTGCTGGAGGTGGAACGACTCTGGCCAGTCTCGTTCTGCTTGTTCTCCCACGTCGCAAAAGGTACAGCGGATTCCTGCTCGCTCTTATGTCGATGGGTATTTTCTTTGCGGCGATTGGTTGCAGTGGCAGTACGAAGACCGATCCAGGAACAGCGAAGGGACTTTATACCGTCGTGGTTACAGGGACGGCAGGTACTGGATCGTCTCAGGTCCAGAGCAGCGTGAATGTTCCCATCACTGTCCAGTAA
- a CDS encoding zinc-dependent metalloprotease, giving the protein MPSKLSFLLLAATLAASAQKNEIPTIATRTAAMTNMPGLLPLHWEATTGKLYLEIPHINAAGKSEDLLYTNSLPYGTGSNDLGLDRGQTSAGRIVHFERTGPKVLLVEPNQQFRSSSQDPAEILSIRQSFPESVLAGFKIEAQNPDGAVLVDATDFFLRDAHGVTETLTRMAQGSYKIDPARSTIDLSSTKAFPKNTEVEAILTFATDSPSDRHSFIAEVAPDPHALTLHEHQSFLELPGPGFTPRRYDPRAGYFPTSYRDYSAPLSSELDQQFIIRHRLIKKDPACRTACEAEAPIQYYVDNGAPEPIRSALLEGARWWDQAFQTAGWAKGTFRVDILPANADPMDVRYNIIQWVHRYTRGWSYGAAITDPRTGEIIKGNVTLGSLRGRQDYLIAEALLSPYVQGKKSFTPDTDPMLAMVLQRLRQLSAHETGHTLGLAHNFAASALSHTPEESVSVMDYPHPWITLNKDGIPDLSHAYAVNIGIWDKVAIDYGYRQFPTGSNEHDELNNILSASEKTGLQFITDEDARPFGSAHPNAHLWDNGSDPADELNRILTIRSAALARFNENAIKPGTPLAQLADTLVPLYLLHRYQTEATIKEIGGLDYRYNLRGDNQTLPEIVSSEAQSKAIAAVLKTLTPETLTLPESILKLIPPLPPNLSRTRESFASETGLTFDPIAAAESAANLTLQVLFDPARASRLVQYHMRSPKAPSLRGLLEAVSKTTAERPEGGHSMSSEVERAVESRALEAMFTLAVNPQASTQARAIARSHIADLLKNFTSAPPLTDTAEAIHRAALIDRINEFQRDPAKFTPAKSIEAPPGMPIGDDEDF; this is encoded by the coding sequence ATGCCCTCCAAGCTTTCTTTTCTGCTCCTCGCCGCGACTCTCGCCGCCTCCGCCCAAAAGAACGAGATCCCCACCATCGCCACCCGCACCGCCGCCATGACCAACATGCCTGGCCTGCTTCCTCTCCACTGGGAAGCCACCACCGGCAAGCTCTACCTCGAAATCCCCCACATCAACGCCGCAGGTAAATCGGAAGACCTCCTCTACACCAACTCTCTTCCCTACGGCACCGGTTCCAACGACCTCGGTCTCGACCGCGGCCAAACCTCTGCCGGACGCATCGTCCATTTCGAGCGCACCGGCCCCAAGGTCTTGCTCGTAGAGCCCAACCAGCAGTTCCGCTCCTCCTCGCAAGACCCCGCTGAAATTCTCTCCATCCGCCAGTCCTTCCCCGAGTCCGTCCTCGCCGGCTTCAAGATCGAAGCCCAAAATCCCGACGGCGCAGTCCTCGTCGACGCAACCGACTTCTTCCTCCGCGACGCACACGGCGTCACCGAAACCCTCACTCGGATGGCCCAGGGCTCGTACAAAATCGATCCCGCACGCTCCACCATCGATCTCAGCTCCACCAAAGCCTTCCCTAAAAACACCGAAGTCGAAGCCATCCTCACCTTCGCCACCGACTCCCCATCCGACCGCCACAGCTTCATCGCCGAAGTCGCCCCCGACCCCCACGCCCTAACCCTCCACGAGCACCAGTCCTTCCTCGAACTCCCCGGCCCCGGCTTCACTCCACGCCGCTACGATCCCCGCGCCGGCTACTTCCCCACCTCTTACCGCGACTACAGCGCCCCACTCAGCAGCGAGCTCGACCAACAGTTCATCATCCGCCATCGCCTCATCAAAAAAGACCCCGCCTGCCGCACCGCCTGCGAAGCCGAAGCCCCGATCCAGTACTACGTAGACAACGGTGCCCCTGAGCCCATCCGCTCCGCCCTCCTCGAAGGCGCTCGCTGGTGGGACCAAGCCTTCCAGACCGCCGGCTGGGCCAAAGGCACCTTCCGCGTCGACATCCTTCCCGCCAACGCCGACCCCATGGACGTCCGCTACAACATCATCCAATGGGTCCACCGCTACACTCGCGGCTGGAGCTACGGCGCTGCCATCACCGACCCGCGCACCGGCGAGATCATCAAGGGCAACGTAACCCTCGGCTCCCTCCGCGGACGCCAGGACTACCTCATCGCCGAAGCCCTCCTAAGTCCCTATGTCCAGGGCAAAAAATCGTTCACGCCCGATACCGACCCCATGCTGGCGATGGTCCTCCAGCGTCTGCGCCAGCTATCCGCCCACGAGACCGGCCACACCCTCGGCCTCGCCCACAACTTCGCCGCCAGCGCCCTCTCCCACACCCCCGAAGAGTCGGTCTCCGTCATGGACTACCCCCACCCCTGGATAACTCTCAACAAGGACGGCATCCCCGACCTCTCCCACGCCTACGCCGTCAACATCGGTATCTGGGACAAGGTCGCCATCGACTACGGCTACCGCCAGTTCCCAACCGGTTCCAACGAACACGACGAGCTCAACAATATCCTCAGCGCCAGCGAAAAAACCGGCCTCCAGTTCATCACCGACGAAGATGCTCGTCCGTTCGGCAGCGCCCACCCCAACGCCCACCTCTGGGACAACGGGTCCGACCCTGCCGACGAGCTCAACCGCATCCTGACCATCCGCTCCGCCGCCCTCGCCCGCTTCAACGAGAACGCCATCAAGCCCGGCACACCCCTCGCCCAGCTCGCCGACACCCTCGTCCCCCTCTATCTCCTGCACCGCTACCAGACTGAAGCCACCATCAAAGAGATCGGCGGTCTGGACTACCGTTACAACCTCCGCGGCGACAACCAGACCCTCCCCGAGATCGTCTCTTCCGAAGCCCAGAGCAAAGCCATCGCCGCCGTCCTCAAAACCCTCACCCCCGAGACCCTCACCCTCCCTGAATCCATCCTCAAGCTCATTCCTCCACTTCCCCCCAATCTCAGCCGCACCCGAGAGTCCTTCGCCTCCGAAACCGGCCTCACCTTCGACCCAATCGCCGCTGCTGAGTCCGCCGCCAACCTAACCCTTCAGGTCCTCTTCGACCCGGCACGCGCCTCGCGCCTCGTTCAGTACCACATGCGCTCTCCCAAGGCCCCCTCACTCCGTGGCCTCCTCGAAGCCGTCTCCAAGACCACCGCTGAGCGCCCCGAAGGTGGTCACTCCATGTCCTCCGAGGTCGAACGCGCCGTAGAGTCCCGCGCTCTCGAGGCCATGTTCACCCTCGCCGTCAATCCGCAAGCATCTACGCAGGCCCGAGCCATAGCCCGCTCCCACATCGCCGACCTCCTGAAGAACTTCACCTCGGCGCCGCCCCTAACCGACACCGCCGAAGCCATTCACCGCGCCGCCCTCATCGACCGCATCAACGAGTTCCAGCGCGATCCCGCCAAATTCACTCCCGCCAAGTCCATCGAAGCCCCACCCGGCATGCCCATAGGCGACGACGAGGACTTCTAG
- a CDS encoding glycoside hydrolase family 20 zincin-like fold domain-containing protein has translation MKILFFAAALAAVWSPILSFSAQAQQPQLIPIPLEAHLSSSISAASAIVLVPGNDEEDNNAAEDLTAAMQQRGIRVTPNIGAPLIRVTLLREDTPAAQDALRSAGLVFAPAMHDEGYILIAKPGSVTVVAQTSAGIFYGVQTLKQLFTGYGEQALLATGTIRDWPAMKYRGIDDDLSRGPFPTLEFQKQQIRTFAAFKINVYSPYIEHTMQYASDPLAAPPGSSLTRSESQELVRYARRYHVTIIPEQEAFGHLHHVLKYEKYSDLAESPHGHVLAPGQPGTQPLILSWFTQLAEDFPSPFLHVGADETFELGAGRTKSDVQKRGLGPVYADFLTQIHATLAPLHRRLLFWGDVATSDPSAIDHLPKDMIAIPWIYWHLDSYDSNILPFKNAGIETWVAPGDSNWSVMYPLGDNAIDNISGFVEAGQRLGSTGALTTVWNDDGEGLFNQDWYGVLFGAAASWQHGKSSGDPYKAAFGQLFYQDTTGKVMQAQQELIAATNLFDVDDSTFWVDPWSKEGQAKAIKVRPHLHDTRIHAERALSLLEEAGAENQHLLHREAIAAMELGAHRIDLAAMKFLLSDEMATAYAEAYATHSSKDEKQQIATRTLLESIADNNGRCSDLRDAYAAVKDLYKQAWLAENRPYWLDNVLVRYDLQIQLWQRRNNALSAIREEWQDTHQLPTAEQAGVPAPPAP, from the coding sequence ATGAAAATATTATTCTTTGCCGCTGCTCTTGCTGCTGTCTGGTCTCCCATTCTCTCCTTTTCTGCCCAGGCGCAACAACCTCAGCTCATTCCGATTCCACTCGAAGCTCATCTTTCTTCCTCTATTTCCGCCGCCAGCGCTATCGTTTTGGTTCCCGGTAATGACGAAGAGGACAACAACGCAGCCGAAGATCTCACAGCGGCGATGCAGCAGCGCGGCATCCGCGTTACACCTAATATTGGTGCTCCTTTGATTAGGGTCACCTTGCTCCGTGAAGACACACCTGCCGCTCAGGATGCCTTGCGGTCTGCCGGGCTTGTCTTCGCCCCAGCAATGCATGATGAAGGCTACATTCTCATTGCTAAACCTGGCAGCGTCACTGTTGTTGCGCAGACCTCGGCAGGTATTTTTTATGGCGTGCAGACACTCAAGCAGCTGTTCACTGGCTATGGAGAGCAGGCATTACTTGCTACGGGTACGATCCGCGACTGGCCTGCCATGAAGTATCGCGGTATCGATGACGACCTCTCTCGCGGTCCCTTTCCTACACTTGAGTTTCAGAAGCAGCAGATCCGTACCTTCGCCGCCTTCAAGATCAACGTCTACTCTCCCTATATTGAACACACCATGCAATACGCTTCCGACCCGCTTGCTGCGCCGCCAGGAAGCTCGCTCACTCGCTCCGAATCGCAGGAGCTTGTGCGTTACGCCCGCCGATACCATGTCACGATCATTCCCGAGCAGGAGGCTTTTGGTCATCTGCACCATGTGCTCAAGTATGAGAAGTACTCCGACCTTGCTGAGAGCCCACATGGCCATGTTCTTGCTCCCGGTCAGCCGGGTACGCAACCGCTGATTCTTTCCTGGTTCACGCAGCTTGCGGAGGACTTCCCCAGTCCGTTTCTTCATGTCGGGGCCGATGAGACCTTTGAGCTAGGCGCGGGGCGTACCAAGTCTGACGTGCAGAAGCGTGGTCTCGGGCCGGTATATGCCGATTTTCTTACGCAGATTCATGCCACGCTTGCTCCGCTCCACCGCCGTCTTCTTTTTTGGGGAGACGTTGCGACGAGTGATCCCTCCGCAATCGACCATCTGCCCAAGGACATGATCGCTATTCCGTGGATCTACTGGCATCTGGACAGCTACGACTCCAACATTCTGCCTTTCAAGAATGCTGGAATCGAGACCTGGGTTGCGCCTGGGGACTCGAATTGGTCGGTTATGTATCCCCTTGGCGACAATGCTATCGACAATATCTCCGGCTTCGTTGAGGCGGGGCAGCGCCTCGGCTCAACGGGGGCGCTGACGACGGTATGGAATGATGATGGCGAAGGTCTCTTTAACCAGGATTGGTACGGCGTTCTCTTTGGTGCAGCCGCTTCCTGGCAACATGGCAAGAGCAGTGGCGATCCCTACAAAGCCGCCTTCGGCCAGCTTTTTTATCAGGACACGACTGGTAAGGTTATGCAGGCGCAACAGGAGCTTATCGCGGCCACGAACCTCTTCGATGTCGACGACTCGACCTTCTGGGTTGACCCGTGGAGCAAAGAGGGGCAGGCCAAAGCGATCAAGGTTCGCCCGCACCTCCACGACACACGTATTCATGCGGAGCGTGCGTTGTCGCTTCTGGAGGAAGCTGGTGCCGAGAATCAGCATCTTCTGCACCGTGAGGCTATTGCAGCCATGGAGCTCGGCGCACATCGTATTGACCTTGCGGCTATGAAGTTCCTGCTCTCGGACGAGATGGCGACTGCCTATGCCGAGGCTTATGCGACGCATTCGAGCAAGGATGAGAAGCAGCAGATAGCCACCCGTACCCTGCTCGAATCCATTGCCGACAACAATGGCCGTTGCAGCGATCTTCGCGATGCTTACGCTGCTGTTAAAGATCTTTATAAGCAGGCGTGGCTGGCGGAGAATCGTCCCTATTGGCTGGATAACGTTCTTGTCCGCTACGACCTTCAGATCCAGCTTTGGCAGCGCCGTAACAATGCTTTGAGCGCTATCCGGGAAGAATGGCAGGACACTCATCAGCTTCCCACAGCCGAACAAGCTGGGGTCCCCGCTCCTCCAGCACCGTAA